The Photobacterium sp. TY1-4 DNA window AATTGTCATGATGGGGTGTGACTCCTGTCGAAGGCCGATCTCTCGAATGTGTAATAGTTTTTGTCAGCTCGGGTGTAGGGGTAGAGGGGACTTCCTCATGATGATGGGGACGGGAGCGGATTATAGGGAGAATTCCACACCAAACAAGGGGTTATGATGGTTAAATTTTTACTTGATTACCCCTAATACTCAGCCCCCTGAACTATACTAAATGTAGGTGAGTTCATGAGGGTAAAGTCATGGCTAAAAATCAAGTTCAGTTTCAAAAAGGCATTTCTATTCATCAGTTTATGACTATGTATGGTACTGAGGAACAATGCCAGAAACGATTGTTCGAGATGCGTTGGCCGACGGGCTACCGTTGCCCTAACTGCCGCCATGATAAATATTGTCAGTTGAAATCACGCGCCTTATTTCAGTGTAATCAGTGCCATCATCAAGCTTCGTTGATATCAGGGACGCTATTTGCCCACTCTAAACTGTCTTTAACGGTCTGGTTTCTGGCCATTTACCTGATAACACAAGAAAAGAACGGTATCTCTGCTCTTGAGTTGTCCAGACAACTCGGTGTTTCATACAACACGGCATGGCGAGTAAAACAGAAACTCATGCAGGCCATGAAAGAGCGAGATGATGAAACGCCTTTAGATGGTTACGTCCAAATTGACGATGCCTACTGGGGCGGTGTGAAGCGTGGTGTCCGTGGCCGTGGCGCTAAAGGGAAGCGTCCATTTGTTGCAGCCGTATCCATGAACGAAGAGGGTCACCCAATACGAATGCGCTTTACCGCTGTTGATGGGTTTAAGAAAGCAGAGCTGACGCGTTGGGCTAAGGCTCATTTAAGGCCGAAATCGCTGGTCATTTCTGATGGGTTGGCTTGTTTCCGTGGTATCGAAGATGCAAAAATCTTTCACCATGCCATTGTAACTGGCGGTGGTGCGGATTGCGTAGAATTGCCCTATTTCAAGTGGGTTAACACCATGATAAGTAATGTGAAAAATGCAATGCATGGCACTTATCACTCAATCAAAAACAAACATTTACCGCGCTATCTTGCCGAGTTTTGCTTCAAGTTTAATCGACGGTTTGATTTAGAAAAGATGCTTGAGCAGTTAGTTTATTCCAGTATTCAAACAGCGCCGATGCCTCAGCGTCTTCTTAAGCTAGCTGAGGTTCGATGGTAATCAAGAATTTTTATGACAGTCATCCGGTGGAACAGTGCTTTGATTATTTTTTTCCAAGTAATCGCGTCTATTTTTGATTGGCGTCAATCATCAGTGAGGTCAATAAAAAAACCAATAAATAAAAAGTGATGGTGCTCACGAACGGCTCGAAAAATAATGATGGAATAAAATGAAACTTCTGAAGTTAATCAAATGAACACGACCGTCATTTGAATAGACGGTGCACAATGG harbors:
- a CDS encoding IS1595 family transposase, producing MAKNQVQFQKGISIHQFMTMYGTEEQCQKRLFEMRWPTGYRCPNCRHDKYCQLKSRALFQCNQCHHQASLISGTLFAHSKLSLTVWFLAIYLITQEKNGISALELSRQLGVSYNTAWRVKQKLMQAMKERDDETPLDGYVQIDDAYWGGVKRGVRGRGAKGKRPFVAAVSMNEEGHPIRMRFTAVDGFKKAELTRWAKAHLRPKSLVISDGLACFRGIEDAKIFHHAIVTGGGADCVELPYFKWVNTMISNVKNAMHGTYHSIKNKHLPRYLAEFCFKFNRRFDLEKMLEQLVYSSIQTAPMPQRLLKLAEVRW